A stretch of Anaeromyxobacter dehalogenans 2CP-1 DNA encodes these proteins:
- a CDS encoding CheR family methyltransferase, whose amino-acid sequence MLGSRADRRGADRGPTGPAASRLAGPPALSPRDFARLSAFIEGRCGIRMPPSKRTLLESRLGRRVRELGLAGFGEYCEHVLGGAAGDEMVRMVDHVTTNKTDFFREPHHFELLVRDVLPALAAERGAGTRRPLRLWSAGCSTGEEPYTLAMVLLEAGRQAAGLRFGILATDLSTRVLERARGAEYTEAQVRPVPLPLRRRYLLRSVRDPQVVRVCQRVRELVALEQLNLLDADYRLRDRMDVIFCRNVFIYFERSVQERVLLQFARVLAPGGFLFLGHAESIAGLEVPFDPVAPTVYRRREGG is encoded by the coding sequence GGGCTGATCGGCGCGGGGCGGACCGCGGCCCGACGGGCCCGGCGGCGAGCCGGCTCGCCGGGCCGCCCGCGCTCTCGCCGCGGGACTTCGCGCGCCTGAGCGCGTTCATCGAGGGGCGCTGCGGCATCCGCATGCCCCCCTCGAAGCGGACGCTGCTGGAGTCGCGGCTGGGGCGCCGCGTCCGCGAGCTGGGGCTCGCCGGCTTCGGCGAGTACTGCGAGCACGTGCTGGGCGGCGCGGCGGGCGACGAGATGGTCCGGATGGTGGATCACGTGACCACCAACAAGACGGACTTCTTCCGCGAGCCGCACCACTTCGAGCTCCTGGTCCGGGACGTGCTGCCGGCGCTCGCCGCCGAGCGCGGCGCGGGGACGCGGCGGCCGCTCCGGCTGTGGAGCGCCGGCTGCTCCACCGGCGAGGAGCCGTACACGCTGGCGATGGTGCTGCTCGAGGCCGGGCGGCAGGCGGCCGGGCTGCGCTTCGGGATCCTCGCCACCGATCTCTCCACCCGCGTGCTCGAGCGCGCGCGCGGCGCCGAGTACACCGAGGCGCAGGTCAGGCCCGTGCCGCTCCCGCTGCGGCGGCGCTACCTGCTGCGCAGCGTCCGCGATCCGCAGGTGGTCCGGGTGTGCCAGCGGGTGCGTGAGCTCGTCGCGCTCGAGCAGCTCAACCTGCTGGACGCCGACTACCGGCTCCGCGACCGGATGGACGTGATCTTCTGCCGCAACGTGTTCATCTACTTCGAGCGGTCGGTGCAGGAGCGGGTCCTCCTCCAGTTCGCGCGCGTCCTCGCCCCGGGCGGCTTCCTCTTCCTGGGACACGCGGAGAGCATCGCCGGGCTGGAGGTGCCGTTCGACCCGGTGGCGCCCACCGTCTACCGCCGGCGGGAGGGCGGCTAG